In Gemmatimonadaceae bacterium, the following are encoded in one genomic region:
- a CDS encoding gluconate 2-dehydrogenase subunit 3 family protein, translating into MPSTPEEPQSTIDRREAVKRVTFMLGGMALVGSSTGLLAACAKDQPRDTATATGTTTFSAGDIATLDEVADTILPETAKSPGAKAAQTGAFMALMVTDTYTPDDQKIFRDGLAALDEASKKANGGAAFAAATPAQRTALLTALDKEQFDFQKSRKPGEAQHYFRMMKELTMLGFFTSEIGCTKALRYKESPGPFQPCVPYKAGDPAWAQHA; encoded by the coding sequence ATGCCGTCGACTCCTGAAGAGCCGCAGTCCACGATCGACCGTCGCGAGGCCGTCAAGCGCGTCACGTTCATGCTGGGTGGCATGGCGCTCGTCGGCAGCAGCACCGGGCTGCTCGCCGCCTGTGCGAAGGACCAGCCGCGCGACACCGCCACCGCCACCGGCACCACGACCTTCTCTGCCGGCGACATCGCCACGCTGGACGAGGTGGCCGACACCATCCTGCCCGAGACGGCCAAGTCGCCGGGCGCCAAGGCGGCGCAGACCGGCGCCTTCATGGCGCTGATGGTGACCGACACCTACACGCCGGATGACCAGAAGATCTTCCGCGACGGGCTGGCCGCCCTCGACGAGGCGAGCAAGAAGGCCAACGGCGGCGCGGCCTTCGCCGCCGCCACGCCGGCACAGCGCACCGCGCTGCTGACGGCGCTGGACAAGGAACAGTTCGACTTTCAGAAGTCGCGCAAGCCGGGCGAGGCGCAGCACTACTTCCGCATGATGAAGGAGCTCACGATGCTCGGCTTCTTCACCTCGGAGATCGGCTGCACGAAGGCGCTCCGCTACAAGGAGTCGCCGGGCCCGTTCCAGCCCTGCGTGCCGTACAAGGCGGGCGACCCGGCCTGGGCGCAGCACGCCTGA
- a CDS encoding ankyrin repeat domain-containing protein, which translates to MAENSAAPAPGAPSDVLMAIYTGDRDRALALAAGVTLTLPELAALGDVAPLAARLREAAVDVQERSPDGWTALHLAGFVGAAGALALLVRAGADLRARAHNAQGNTPLHAAIAGRCDAACVAALVAAGCDVAVPDAHGYTPLHLAASRGNDGITELLVACGAARDLLATDGRTPASIARERGHSGLADRLERHDAWS; encoded by the coding sequence GTGGCCGAGAACTCCGCGGCGCCGGCACCCGGCGCACCATCCGATGTGCTGATGGCGATCTACACCGGGGATCGCGACAGGGCGCTCGCCCTCGCCGCCGGAGTCACACTCACGCTGCCCGAGCTCGCCGCACTGGGCGACGTGGCGCCGCTGGCCGCGCGATTACGCGAGGCCGCGGTGGACGTGCAGGAGCGCAGCCCCGATGGCTGGACCGCCCTGCACCTGGCCGGCTTCGTCGGGGCGGCGGGGGCGTTGGCGCTGCTCGTGCGTGCGGGGGCGGACCTGCGGGCCCGCGCCCACAACGCGCAGGGGAACACGCCGCTGCACGCGGCAATCGCGGGGCGGTGCGACGCCGCGTGCGTGGCCGCGCTGGTCGCGGCGGGCTGTGATGTCGCGGTACCGGACGCGCACGGCTACACGCCGCTTCACCTGGCTGCGTCGCGGGGCAACGACGGGATCACGGAGCTGCTGGTCGCGTGCGGCGCCGCCCGGGACCTGCTGGCGACCGACGGGCGCACGCCGGCCTCGATCGCGCGGGAGCGTGGGCACAGCGGGCTGGCGGATCGCCTCGAGCGGCATGACGCGTGGTCGTAG
- a CDS encoding MBL fold metallo-hydrolase: MSASRDTAAARALRAERMHASPRFDGRVFRNTSSAKAGLKPGTAVPTMKDYLCGGERRVPGAPLPLADPRSSWRHAPDSGLRVTWLGHSSLLFEIDGARILADPVWAQRASPLPFAGPRRFHHPPVNIAALPTLDAVLISHDHYDHLDRAAIRALRRRNVPFITSLGVGAHLEAWGVPPELVTELDWWEQVTLEPSGVVVTATPSQHFSGRTLLDRNATAWSSFHLRGDMHSVFHGADSGLTPEYREIGERLGRFDLVLLEIGAWHPAWGDIHLGPTHAAEAHAMLGSGKLMPIHWGTFNLAMHAWDEPIETLTALAPSRGIELLTPMLGQPVEPTRVERLPAWWRAVVAAERRGDEPAEIEPARGDDAAAVSWPVD; this comes from the coding sequence ATGTCCGCGTCCCGCGACACCGCCGCCGCACGCGCGCTCCGTGCGGAACGGATGCATGCCTCGCCGCGATTCGACGGGCGGGTCTTTCGCAACACCAGCAGCGCGAAGGCCGGCCTCAAGCCGGGCACGGCCGTCCCGACGATGAAGGACTACCTCTGTGGCGGGGAACGCCGCGTGCCGGGCGCGCCGCTGCCGCTGGCCGACCCGCGCAGCAGCTGGCGCCATGCCCCGGACTCGGGGCTGCGCGTGACCTGGCTGGGGCACTCCTCGCTGCTGTTCGAGATCGATGGCGCGCGCATCCTCGCCGACCCGGTGTGGGCGCAGCGCGCCTCGCCGCTGCCGTTCGCCGGCCCGAGGCGCTTCCATCATCCACCGGTGAACATCGCGGCGCTGCCCACGCTCGATGCGGTCCTGATCTCGCACGACCACTACGATCACCTCGATCGTGCCGCCATCCGCGCACTGCGGCGTCGGAACGTGCCGTTCATCACGTCGCTGGGTGTGGGGGCGCACCTCGAGGCCTGGGGGGTGCCACCGGAGCTGGTCACGGAGCTGGACTGGTGGGAGCAGGTCACCCTCGAGCCGAGCGGCGTGGTGGTCACGGCCACGCCGTCGCAGCACTTCTCGGGTCGCACGCTGCTGGACCGGAACGCGACCGCGTGGTCGTCGTTCCACCTCCGCGGCGACATGCACTCGGTGTTCCATGGTGCGGACTCGGGCCTGACACCGGAGTATCGCGAGATCGGCGAGCGGCTCGGTCGCTTCGACCTCGTGCTGCTGGAGATCGGCGCCTGGCACCCGGCCTGGGGCGACATCCACCTCGGCCCCACGCATGCGGCCGAGGCGCACGCGATGCTGGGTAGCGGCAAGCTGATGCCCATCCACTGGGGCACCTTCAACCTCGCCATGCATGCGTGGGACGAGCCGATCGAGACGCTCACCGCGCTGGCGCCATCGCGCGGCATCGAGCTGCTCACGCCGATGCTGGGGCAGCCCGTCGAGCCGACGCGCGTGGAGCGGCTGCCGGCCTGGTGGCGTGCGGTCGTCGCCGCCGAGCGGCGCGGCGATGAGCCGGCGGAGATCGAACCGGCACGCGGCGACGATGCCGCGGCCGTGAGCTGGCCGGTGGACTGA
- a CDS encoding GMC family oxidoreductase, giving the protein MQEPQYDAIVVGSGISGGWAAKELAEKGLKVLMLERGKDIEHIKGYVNTQKAPWEYPHRGGRTKAMEADYPVLKRDYPLNEKNLDWWASDKESPYTETKRFDWYRGYHVGGRSLMWGRQSYRHGDLDFEANAKDGIAVDWPIRYKDIAPWYDYVETFAGISGTRDGIESLPDGVMMPPIDLNCAEKDISGKLAKAYGGKRHLIPGRAANITRPHHGRGACQSRNACWLGCIYGAYFSTQSSTLPAAMATGNLTLMPYQIVSEIIYDKDRKRASGVRVMDAMSMKTRDFNAKIIFVCASTLNSTWLLMRSATDIWPGGLGSSSGELGHNLMDHHFRLGARGDIEGMEDQYYYGRKPNGFYIPRFQNVGADKRGYLRGFGYQGGASRGEWGRAVAELGIGGDYKDDAAALGPWSIGSTAFGEMLPNHDNRITIDTTKQDKWGMPVLNIDCEIKENELLMRKDMMADMAEMLTACGVKNVSTYDGGYSPGMGIHEMGTARMGRDPKTSVLNGNNQVWDAPNVFVTDGACMTSAACVNPSLTYMALTARAADFAVNELKKNNL; this is encoded by the coding sequence GTGCAAGAGCCGCAGTATGACGCGATCGTCGTGGGATCAGGGATCTCCGGCGGCTGGGCTGCCAAGGAGCTCGCCGAGAAGGGCCTCAAGGTCCTGATGCTCGAGCGCGGGAAGGACATCGAGCACATCAAGGGCTACGTGAACACGCAGAAGGCGCCGTGGGAGTATCCGCATCGCGGTGGTCGCACGAAGGCGATGGAAGCCGACTATCCGGTGCTCAAGCGCGACTACCCGCTCAACGAGAAGAACCTCGACTGGTGGGCGAGCGACAAGGAGTCGCCGTACACGGAGACGAAGCGCTTCGACTGGTACCGCGGCTACCACGTCGGCGGCCGCTCCCTGATGTGGGGCCGCCAGAGCTACCGTCACGGGGACCTCGACTTCGAGGCGAACGCGAAGGACGGCATCGCCGTCGACTGGCCGATCCGCTACAAGGACATCGCGCCCTGGTACGACTACGTCGAGACCTTCGCCGGCATCTCCGGCACCCGCGACGGCATCGAGTCGCTGCCCGACGGTGTGATGATGCCGCCGATCGACCTGAACTGCGCCGAGAAGGACATCTCCGGCAAGCTCGCGAAGGCGTACGGCGGCAAGCGCCACCTGATCCCGGGCCGCGCCGCCAACATCACGCGCCCGCACCACGGCCGCGGCGCCTGCCAGTCGCGCAACGCCTGCTGGCTCGGCTGCATCTACGGTGCCTACTTCAGCACCCAGTCGTCCACGCTGCCGGCCGCCATGGCGACGGGCAACCTGACGCTGATGCCGTACCAGATCGTCTCCGAGATCATCTACGACAAGGACCGGAAGCGCGCCTCCGGTGTCCGCGTGATGGATGCCATGTCGATGAAGACGCGCGACTTCAACGCGAAGATCATCTTCGTCTGCGCCTCCACGCTGAACTCGACCTGGCTCCTGATGCGCTCGGCCACCGACATCTGGCCGGGTGGCCTCGGCAGCAGCTCGGGTGAGCTGGGCCACAACCTGATGGACCACCACTTCCGCCTCGGCGCCCGCGGTGACATCGAGGGGATGGAGGACCAGTACTACTACGGCCGCAAGCCGAACGGCTTCTACATCCCCCGGTTCCAGAACGTGGGCGCCGACAAGCGCGGCTACCTGCGCGGCTTCGGCTACCAGGGCGGCGCGAGCCGCGGCGAGTGGGGCCGTGCCGTGGCGGAACTCGGCATCGGTGGCGACTACAAGGACGACGCCGCCGCGCTGGGGCCGTGGAGCATCGGCAGCACCGCCTTCGGCGAGATGCTCCCGAACCACGACAACAGGATCACCATCGACACCACGAAGCAGGACAAGTGGGGCATGCCGGTGCTCAACATCGACTGCGAGATCAAGGAGAACGAGCTCCTGATGCGCAAGGACATGATGGCCGACATGGCGGAGATGCTGACGGCGTGCGGCGTGAAGAACGTCAGCACCTACGACGGCGGCTACTCGCCGGGCATGGGCATCCACGAGATGGGCACGGCGCGCATGGGCCGCGACCCGAAGACCTCGGTGCTGAACGGCAACAACCAGGTGTGGGATGCGCCGAACGTGTTCGTCACCGATGGCGCGTGCATGACGTCGGCCGCGTGCGTGAACCCGTCACTCACCTACATGGCGCTGACGGCACGCGCGGCGGACTTCGCCGTGAACGAGCTGAAGAAGAACAACCTCTGA
- a CDS encoding D-2-hydroxyacid dehydrogenase — protein sequence MPSVLPIRRVVIGQNAHAAMSALIAARRPDLELRGAVFSAVTADDLDWADAYIGFKRPPLPTMGNVRWVQSTGAGVDAWLQPEELSRDVVLTRTPESFGPMIAEWALSRALAFVTKLAEFAAAQREHRWAPQDVSQLRGTHVVVVGMGDVGTHVGRLFAALGCRVSGVSRTGQGDPVIFGERHTTDELAEVASRADWLILTVPLTPATRGLVNEQVLSACRNVVLMNAGRGAVVDEALLPRALAEGWLRGAALDVFEVEPLPATSPLWADPRVMVSPHVSGLTTIEGAVDGFLECLATFESGQVPKWVVDRDRGY from the coding sequence ATGCCCTCGGTCCTGCCCATCCGCCGCGTCGTCATCGGCCAGAACGCCCACGCGGCGATGTCGGCACTGATCGCCGCACGACGCCCCGACCTGGAGCTCCGCGGCGCCGTCTTCAGCGCCGTGACGGCCGATGACCTGGACTGGGCGGACGCCTACATCGGCTTCAAGCGCCCGCCCCTGCCGACGATGGGGAACGTGCGCTGGGTGCAGAGCACCGGCGCCGGGGTGGACGCCTGGCTGCAGCCGGAGGAGCTCTCGCGCGACGTCGTGCTCACCCGCACGCCGGAATCGTTCGGGCCGATGATCGCGGAGTGGGCCCTGTCGCGGGCGCTGGCGTTCGTGACGAAGCTCGCGGAGTTCGCCGCAGCGCAGCGCGAGCATCGCTGGGCCCCGCAGGACGTGAGCCAGCTCCGCGGCACGCACGTGGTGGTCGTGGGCATGGGCGACGTCGGCACCCACGTCGGCCGGCTCTTCGCCGCGCTCGGCTGTCGCGTCAGCGGCGTGTCGCGCACCGGCCAGGGTGACCCGGTGATCTTCGGCGAGCGACACACGACCGACGAGCTGGCGGAGGTCGCGTCGCGCGCCGACTGGCTCATCCTCACGGTGCCACTCACCCCCGCCACCCGCGGGCTGGTGAACGAGCAGGTCCTCTCGGCCTGCCGCAACGTCGTGCTGATGAATGCCGGCCGCGGTGCGGTGGTGGACGAGGCGCTCCTCCCGCGTGCCCTTGCCGAGGGCTGGCTCCGCGGCGCGGCGCTCGACGTCTTCGAGGTGGAGCCGCTCCCCGCCACCTCGCCGCTCTGGGCCGACCCGCGGGTGATGGTCTCCCCGCACGTCTCCGGCCTCACCACGATCGAGGGCGCCGTGGACGGCTTCCTCGAGTGCCTCGCGACGTTCGAGTCCGGCCAGGTGCCGAAGTGGGTCGTCGATCGCGATCGCGGCTACTGA
- a CDS encoding ABC transporter permease translates to MSTGTAETAESSRRAPVIAASLLAVLLAGAALAPLLAPYAMDALDLAHRRAAPSALHWFGTDELGRDLLTRVLYGARVSLAIGLISALVSAAIGAAVGAVAGYAGRRTDDVLMRVTDAMLAIPRLPLLMITAAVLQPGVPMLVLLVGLAGWMETARVVRAEVLSLAARDFVSAARAMGATPLRVILRHVLPGVLPAAAVATTLAVGRGILLESALSFFGVGVQPPTASWGNMLYQAQTTMTSEPWLAIFPGAMIFLTVLACNAVGDAIGAAKS, encoded by the coding sequence ATGAGCACCGGCACGGCGGAGACCGCGGAGTCGTCGCGCCGCGCCCCGGTGATCGCCGCGTCCCTGCTGGCCGTGCTGCTGGCCGGCGCGGCGCTGGCCCCGCTGCTGGCACCGTACGCGATGGATGCGCTCGACCTGGCGCACCGCCGCGCCGCGCCATCCGCACTCCACTGGTTCGGCACCGATGAGCTGGGCCGCGACCTGCTCACACGCGTGCTCTACGGGGCCCGCGTCTCCCTCGCCATCGGACTCATCTCGGCCCTCGTGAGCGCGGCGATCGGCGCCGCGGTCGGGGCCGTGGCGGGGTACGCCGGCCGGCGCACCGACGACGTGCTGATGCGCGTCACCGATGCCATGCTCGCGATCCCGCGGCTGCCGCTGCTGATGATCACCGCCGCGGTGCTGCAGCCCGGCGTGCCGATGCTGGTGCTGCTGGTGGGGCTGGCGGGGTGGATGGAAACCGCGCGGGTGGTGCGGGCCGAGGTGCTGTCGCTCGCGGCGCGCGACTTCGTGTCCGCGGCGCGTGCCATGGGCGCCACGCCGCTGCGCGTGATCCTGCGCCACGTCCTCCCCGGCGTCCTCCCCGCCGCCGCCGTCGCCACCACGCTGGCCGTGGGACGGGGGATCCTGCTCGAGAGTGCCCTGTCCTTCTTCGGCGTCGGCGTGCAGCCCCCCACCGCGTCCTGGGGCAACATGCTCTACCAGGCGCAGACCACCATGACCAGCGAGCCGTGGCTCGCGATCTTCCCCGGGGCGATGATCTTCCTCACGGTCCTCGCGTGCAATGCCGTCGGTGATGCGATCGGTGCGGCGAAGTCCTGA
- a CDS encoding sodium:solute symporter has product MHWINWVIVGIYLVVVVFDGLRRTRGTTNIEGYFLANRSLPWWAVGLSVMATQLSAVTLIGTTGQGATDGLRFVQFYFGLPIAMVVLGVTLVPFLHGAKVYTAYEYLERRFDAKTRSLTSFLFLLSRGMSCGTIIAAPSVVLSSIFGWDIGWCVALIGVPTVIYTVLGGVQAVAWADVKQMFVILGAMAAIVVVLIVRMPVPLDDALHIAGAAGRLQVFDFSFDLSKTYTFWSGVLGGTFLMLSYFGTDQSQVQRYLAARSVDEARSSLLMSAYWKIPLQAMILLTGVLVFLFYLFTPAPMLYNPRQSAQVQAKEPAVYAALERQYAGAIATRQAAARAAVSVRNTGGSADQVRASLDAFRASQAGVDSVRTNALSTAARISGESSRDVNFIMPRFVLDNLPLGFAGVFLAAVLAAAMSSIAAELNSLSTATVVDFYQRWFRRSASDAHYLQVSKISTAIWGVFACVVATYAATLGSLIEVVNRFGSFFYGSILGIFLLAMIPRVRARGAFIGLLCGMVAVGSVAKWVPSVSFLWHNLIGAAAVVLIGYVLSLGEPASSRPVDGRSIT; this is encoded by the coding sequence GTGCACTGGATCAACTGGGTCATCGTCGGCATCTACCTCGTGGTGGTGGTATTCGACGGGCTGCGCCGGACGCGGGGCACCACCAACATCGAAGGCTACTTCCTGGCGAACCGCAGCCTGCCCTGGTGGGCGGTGGGACTGTCGGTCATGGCGACGCAGCTCTCGGCCGTGACGCTGATCGGCACCACCGGCCAGGGGGCCACCGACGGGCTGCGCTTCGTGCAGTTCTACTTCGGGCTGCCGATCGCGATGGTGGTGCTGGGCGTGACGCTGGTGCCGTTCCTGCACGGCGCGAAGGTCTACACCGCGTACGAGTACCTCGAGCGCCGGTTCGACGCGAAGACGCGCTCGCTCACGAGCTTCCTGTTCCTGCTCTCCCGCGGCATGTCGTGCGGCACGATCATCGCGGCACCGAGCGTGGTGCTGTCATCGATCTTCGGGTGGGACATCGGCTGGTGCGTGGCGCTGATCGGCGTGCCGACGGTGATCTACACGGTGCTCGGCGGCGTGCAGGCGGTGGCGTGGGCGGACGTGAAGCAGATGTTCGTGATCCTCGGTGCGATGGCGGCGATAGTGGTGGTGCTGATCGTGCGGATGCCGGTGCCGCTGGACGATGCGCTGCACATCGCGGGCGCCGCCGGCCGCCTGCAGGTGTTCGACTTCTCGTTCGACCTGTCGAAGACGTACACGTTCTGGTCGGGGGTGCTGGGCGGCACCTTCCTGATGCTCTCGTACTTCGGCACCGACCAGAGCCAGGTCCAGCGGTACCTCGCCGCCCGGAGCGTGGACGAGGCGCGCAGCTCGCTGCTGATGAGCGCGTACTGGAAGATCCCGCTGCAGGCGATGATCCTGCTGACCGGCGTGCTGGTGTTCCTGTTCTACCTCTTCACGCCGGCGCCGATGCTCTACAACCCGCGCCAGAGCGCGCAGGTGCAGGCGAAGGAGCCGGCGGTGTATGCGGCGCTCGAGCGGCAGTACGCCGGTGCGATCGCCACCCGCCAGGCGGCGGCACGGGCGGCCGTGAGCGTCCGGAACACGGGTGGATCGGCCGACCAGGTCCGCGCCTCGCTGGACGCCTTCCGCGCGTCGCAGGCCGGCGTGGACTCGGTGCGCACGAATGCGCTCAGCACGGCGGCGCGCATCAGCGGCGAGTCGTCACGCGACGTGAACTTCATCATGCCGCGCTTCGTGCTCGACAACCTGCCGCTGGGCTTCGCGGGTGTCTTCCTCGCGGCGGTGCTGGCGGCCGCGATGTCGAGCATCGCGGCGGAGCTCAACTCGCTGTCCACGGCCACCGTGGTGGACTTCTACCAGCGCTGGTTCCGCAGGTCAGCCAGCGACGCGCACTACCTGCAGGTGTCGAAGATCTCGACCGCGATCTGGGGCGTGTTCGCCTGCGTGGTCGCGACCTACGCGGCCACCCTTGGCTCGCTGATCGAGGTGGTGAACCGGTTCGGCAGCTTCTTCTATGGCTCGATCCTCGGGATCTTCCTGCTGGCGATGATCCCGCGGGTGCGGGCACGCGGGGCGTTCATCGGGCTGCTCTGCGGGATGGTCGCCGTCGGCTCGGTGGCGAAGTGGGTGCCGAGCGTGAGTTTCCTCTGGCACAACCTCATCGGTGCCGCCGCGGTCGTGCTGATCGGGTATGTGCTGAGCCTGGGCGAGCCGGCATCGTCGCGTCCTGTCGACGGGCGGAGCATCACGTAG
- a CDS encoding PIG-L family deacetylase, whose translation MRRALALTVALCACVARPAMAQAWRDQAAHLGGSTRVLLIGTRPEDEDNALIAWLSRGRHVETAVLSLTRGEAGRNVIGAERNAPLAVVRTAELLAGRERDGAHQYFTRAFDTGALSADADVARAWPADSLLVDMVTVIRAFRPQVIVALVRADSEPDATRRHTARLAAMAFQAAADTGRLPSLATARLPAWQASRLLTRVDSAGASGALTRIDVGEFDRAEGRSYAEIGADIRRLHRTQGPVAAASLGASMRWLRLDSARTGRDPDLFGGIDTTLARLAGANADAGRAAFDSLRMQVVRLAGRARSLDADSLVAHLASVVRLAIAARLELECREASTVPTCGGDAGELALTLNRVRERATTALVGAAGLVVDANAERELVAAGDSAMVQVTVHNGGGQPVVLRRLALMAQGRLSPLVRDTAIALAPGATAHFAAPVRFVVPTRHWWQVNGMQQGTALQRLRVGGAGAPLPSQLLLGEDRLAAAGVEATVVIAGAEVPIQVRPLATRAASAVRGDLRHPVIGVPQTSILLERGAEYERAGMPVDRLFRVFVSNARSSADTVAVSLTLPAGLTADSVSKLVPLPPLSARNVFFRLRGALPAGEHTAEVAARSVAAMAMVDGVAIQPPVVNLGVVINEYAHIPAQHFVRFARDRMESVALRLPARFRVAYIRGTEDLRPAFQQLRLPVQSLDLALLPVADLSAVTAVIVGAGALRGEAALLATPVLRAFMARGGVVLVLPGGRELARSQLFPVPVEQRDPTPDDDVRGARITFVDPGSPLFSQPNVVREAALEEWAGDRSCSVATGLYAGHTVPLVVEDRQRRRVEPSVLVATVGKGRLVYTSLCLAQQLEAAQGGAAKLLVNLVSPWPVARR comes from the coding sequence GTGAGGCGCGCGCTGGCATTGACGGTGGCGCTCTGTGCCTGTGTCGCGCGACCCGCGATGGCGCAGGCCTGGCGCGACCAGGCGGCGCACCTCGGTGGCAGCACGCGGGTGCTGCTGATCGGCACGCGCCCGGAGGACGAGGACAACGCACTCATCGCGTGGCTGTCACGCGGCCGGCACGTCGAGACGGCCGTGCTGTCGCTCACACGCGGCGAGGCGGGGCGCAACGTGATCGGTGCCGAGCGCAACGCGCCGCTGGCGGTGGTGCGCACGGCGGAGCTCCTGGCGGGACGCGAGCGTGATGGCGCGCACCAGTATTTCACGCGGGCGTTCGACACCGGGGCGCTCAGCGCTGACGCCGACGTCGCCCGTGCCTGGCCGGCGGATTCGCTCCTGGTGGACATGGTGACGGTGATCCGCGCATTCCGGCCCCAGGTGATCGTCGCGCTGGTGCGTGCCGACAGCGAGCCCGATGCCACGCGACGGCACACCGCGCGCCTGGCGGCAATGGCGTTCCAGGCGGCGGCAGACACGGGGCGGCTGCCATCGCTGGCGACGGCGCGACTCCCGGCGTGGCAGGCGTCACGGCTGCTCACCCGCGTGGACAGTGCCGGTGCCAGCGGTGCGCTCACGCGCATCGACGTCGGGGAGTTCGACCGTGCCGAGGGGCGCAGCTACGCGGAGATCGGCGCCGACATCCGGCGGCTGCACCGCACGCAGGGGCCTGTCGCGGCCGCGTCGCTCGGCGCGTCGATGCGCTGGCTGCGGCTGGACAGCGCCCGCACCGGCCGCGACCCGGACCTGTTCGGCGGAATCGACACCACGCTGGCGCGGCTGGCCGGCGCCAATGCCGACGCGGGGCGTGCCGCCTTCGACTCGCTGCGCATGCAGGTGGTGCGGCTGGCGGGCCGCGCACGGTCGCTCGATGCCGACTCGCTCGTCGCGCACCTCGCCTCCGTCGTCCGCCTCGCGATTGCCGCGCGCCTCGAGCTGGAGTGCCGCGAGGCGTCCACGGTGCCCACCTGCGGCGGGGACGCCGGCGAGCTCGCGCTCACGCTCAACCGCGTGCGCGAGCGCGCCACGACGGCGCTGGTCGGTGCCGCCGGCCTGGTGGTGGATGCGAACGCCGAGCGTGAGCTGGTCGCGGCGGGCGACTCGGCGATGGTGCAGGTGACGGTGCACAACGGCGGCGGCCAGCCGGTTGTGCTGCGCCGGCTGGCGCTGATGGCGCAGGGGCGGCTGTCGCCGCTGGTGCGTGACACCGCCATCGCGCTGGCGCCTGGTGCGACCGCCCACTTCGCGGCGCCGGTGCGGTTCGTGGTTCCCACGCGCCACTGGTGGCAGGTGAACGGCATGCAGCAGGGCACCGCGCTGCAGCGCCTGCGCGTGGGCGGAGCGGGGGCGCCGCTCCCGTCGCAGCTGCTGCTGGGCGAGGATCGGCTCGCCGCCGCCGGTGTCGAGGCAACGGTGGTGATCGCCGGGGCGGAGGTGCCGATCCAGGTGCGCCCACTCGCGACGCGGGCGGCCAGCGCGGTGCGCGGCGACCTGCGGCATCCCGTCATCGGGGTGCCACAGACGTCGATCCTGCTCGAGCGCGGGGCGGAGTATGAACGGGCGGGGATGCCGGTGGACCGCCTCTTCCGTGTGTTCGTCTCGAATGCGCGCTCCAGCGCCGACACGGTGGCGGTGTCGCTCACGCTGCCAGCGGGCCTCACGGCCGACTCGGTGTCGAAGCTGGTGCCGCTGCCGCCCCTCAGTGCCCGGAACGTCTTCTTCCGCCTGCGCGGCGCCCTGCCCGCCGGGGAGCACACCGCGGAGGTCGCGGCGCGCAGCGTGGCGGCGATGGCGATGGTGGATGGCGTGGCGATCCAGCCGCCGGTGGTGAACCTCGGGGTCGTGATCAACGAGTACGCCCACATCCCGGCGCAGCATTTCGTGCGTTTCGCGCGCGACCGGATGGAGAGCGTGGCGCTGCGCCTGCCGGCGCGCTTCCGGGTGGCGTACATCCGGGGGACCGAGGACCTTCGGCCGGCCTTTCAGCAGCTGCGCCTGCCGGTGCAGTCGCTGGACCTCGCGCTGCTCCCGGTGGCGGACCTGAGCGCGGTCACGGCGGTGATCGTCGGCGCCGGCGCGCTCCGCGGCGAGGCGGCGCTGCTTGCCACGCCGGTGCTTCGCGCCTTCATGGCGCGGGGCGGGGTGGTGCTGGTGCTGCCGGGAGGCCGTGAACTCGCGCGCAGCCAGCTCTTTCCGGTGCCAGTCGAACAGCGCGACCCCACCCCCGACGACGACGTGCGTGGTGCACGCATCACGTTCGTGGATCCGGGCTCACCGCTGTTCTCGCAGCCGAACGTGGTCCGCGAGGCGGCCCTCGAGGAATGGGCCGGTGACCGGAGCTGCAGCGTGGCCACGGGGCTGTACGCGGGGCACACGGTGCCGCTGGTGGTGGAGGATCGCCAGCGCAGGCGCGTCGAGCCGTCGGTGCTGGTCGCGACGGTGGGTAAGGGACGCCTGGTGTACACGTCGCTCTGCCTGGCGCAGCAGCTCGAGGCCGCGCAGGGCGGGGCGGCGAAGCTGCTGGTGAACCTGGTCAGCCCCTGGCCGGTGGCGCGGCGCTGA